TTTCGGTAGCGGTCTGACAATAGTCGGTATATGCCTTCTTGTTACAGCTTGCCTGCTCAGTTTTGCCTATTATTTCCGTAATCCGGAGCGAGAGGCTCGATATCACACTATGGGACATGATATCACATGGCTTGATGCTATTGTGATAGGTTGCGCTCAGGCGGTAGCGGTCCTTCCCGGGCTCAGCCGTTCAGGCACAACCATCGCTACAGGTCTTCTTTTGGGTGACAGGCGTGACAGGATCGCTCAATTCTCATTCTTTATGGTGATAATCCCCATTCTTGGGGAGGCACTGTTGGGGATGAAGGATATTCTTGCTGGCGAAGGCATGGGCGAGACAGTAGGTGCCGGACCGTTGCTGATCGGTTTTTTTGCCTCTTTCATTGTTGGATGCATTGCCTGCAAATGGATGATTGAGATTGTCAAGAAAGGCAAATTGATTTGGTTCGCACTTTATTGTGCATGTGTCGGAGTGCTTTGTCTTATATGGTAAGCTATTAAATCTATGGATTTTATCACAGGAGAGATTCTATATATTGACAAGCCTCTTGAATGGACTTCGTTTGATGTTGTCAAGCGTGTTCGCGGGGTGTTATTGCATCGTCTTCACCGTAAGAAGATGAAGGTCGGACATGCCGGGACCCTCGATCCTCTTGCTACAGGAGTCATGGTTGTAGTGACAGGAAAATCAACTAAACTTATAGAGCAGCTTCAGGCCGGGGTTAAAGAGTATGTGGCTACAATCCAGCTTGGAGCCACGACTCCGTCTTATGATCTTGAGACTGAGATCGATGCCACTTATCCTACTGAGCATATCACACGAGAGGCTGTTGATGCGATTCTGCCTGATTTCATTGGGCGCATTGAGCAGGTGCCTCCGGCATTCTCGGCATGTAAGGTCGATGGTAAGCGTGCTTATGATATGGCACGCAAAGGCAAAGAGGTCGAGCTCAAACCCAAGATACTTGTGATTGATGAAATAGAGGTTGAGGAATTCGACTCTGATAAAATGACACTCCGGCTACGCATAGTGTGCAGCAAGGGAACATATATCCGCGCTCTTGCCCGGGATATCGGCAAAGCCCTCAACAGCGGAGGTCATCTGATAGCTCTGCGGCGCACTCGTGTAGGTGACATGAGAGTGGAGGACTGTCTGACAGTAGAGCAGGCTGTTGAACTGATACGCACTACTGACATCATAATTCCTGATGAGGAAAACAATAACTGATCAATACTATTTATCGTATATAACTGACTGAAAGAGGATGAAACTTTCACAATTTAAATTCAAGCTCCCTGAAGAGCTTATAGCGCAGCATCCTGTTGGGGAACGAGACGAAGCTCGACTGATGGTGGTGAATCGTAAGGATGGGACGATCGAGGACCACTCATTTAAGGAGATCATCAATTATTTTGATGAGGGAGACTTGTTTGTCTACAATGATTCTATGGTGTTCCCGGCTCTTCTCTATGGCAATAAGGAAAAGACCGGTGCCCGCATCGAAGTGTTCCTGCTCAGGGAACTTAGTGCGGAGAATAAGCTGTGGGATGTTCTGGTGGAACCGGCTCGCAAGATCCGTATAGGCAACAAGCTGTACTTTGGCGACGATGAGTCTATGGTGGCTGAGGTAATCGACAATACCACCTCGCGTGGACGCACACTGCGTTTCCTCTATGACGGATCGCATGAGGAGTTCAAGGAGGAGCTTTACAAGCTCGGGTCAACACCTTTGCCATTCTATATCAATCGTGATTCCGCTCAGGAAGATACCGAGCGTTATCAGACGATATATGCTCGTAACGAGGGTGCTGTTGTGGCTTCAGGAGCCGGACTTCACTTCTCGCGTGAACTTATGAAACGCCTTGAAATCAAGGGTGTTGGTGAGGCCTTCATTACCATTCACAGCGGTCTTGGCAATTATCGTGAGATCGATGTCGAGGATCTTACCAAGCATCGTATGGACTCAGAGGAGATGGAGGCATCACAGGTGCTTGTTGACAAGGTGAATGCCACCAAGGATGCCGGTCGTAAGGTATGTGCCGTAGGTACTCAGGTGCTGCGTGGTATAGCAAGTGCCGTGAGCATGGGCGGTCATATGAAAACTTATTCTGGATGGACCAATAAGTTCATATTCCCTCCTTATGATTTTACTGTCACTGATGCCCTGGTGTCAAATTTCCATCTTCCGTATTCTACAATGCTCATGATGGTTGCCGCTTTCGGCGGTTATGACCTCGTGATGGAGGCTTATAAGAAGGCGGTCAAGGAGGGTTATAAGTTTGGCGTCTACGGCGATTCAATGCTTATCATCTAATTGGCTAAATTTCTTACAATACCTAAAACCGGGGAAGGGATCTATCGTGAAAAGATGAGCCGTTTCCTCGCATTTGCACTCCCGGTGTCGTCAGTCGATGATGCCAGGGAGTGCATAGCTCTTTATGCCAACGAGTATCACGACGCACGTCATGTATGCTGGGCATACATGATCGGTGCTGACCGTCTTACTTTTCTGTCAAGCGATAATGGAGAGCCATCGGGTACAGCAGGCAAACCGATCCTGGGGCAGATAAATTCTCTCGGTCTTACCAATGTCGTAGTGATTGTGGTGAGATACTTCGGAGGTATAAAGCTTGGGACATCCGGTCTGATTGTCGCTTATCGTGAAGCCGCGCGCATGGCACTTGATGATGCCGGAGTAGTGGAGGGACGCGAGATGACAACACTGTCGGTGACATTTCCCTATCTTGCCATGAATGATGTGATGCGTGTCGTAAAGGGTGCTCATCCTCGTGATTGTGTAAGGATTACCGGGCAGGAGTTTGACAATACATGTACAATCACCCTATCACTCCCGCTTGACGTTCTTGAAGAGCTTGCCAGCCGACTTGACAGTATTTCCGGAACGTCATTAAACTATTAAACCTCCAATATTGTTACTATATCGAATGAGGAATTTAAGGCTTATTGACATATAGTC
The nucleotide sequence above comes from Duncaniella freteri. Encoded proteins:
- a CDS encoding undecaprenyl-diphosphate phosphatase yields the protein MDWIDALILGIVQGLAEYLPISSSGHLEIFREILGLDISGEDALEFDVTLHVATVLSTIVVLWKEFMPLCKSFFTIARDDKFFYVCKILLSCIPIAIVGLCFKDTVESFFGSGLTIVGICLLVTACLLSFAYYFRNPEREARYHTMGHDITWLDAIVIGCAQAVAVLPGLSRSGTTIATGLLLGDRRDRIAQFSFFMVIIPILGEALLGMKDILAGEGMGETVGAGPLLIGFFASFIVGCIACKWMIEIVKKGKLIWFALYCACVGVLCLIW
- the queA gene encoding tRNA preQ1(34) S-adenosylmethionine ribosyltransferase-isomerase QueA, which codes for MKLSQFKFKLPEELIAQHPVGERDEARLMVVNRKDGTIEDHSFKEIINYFDEGDLFVYNDSMVFPALLYGNKEKTGARIEVFLLRELSAENKLWDVLVEPARKIRIGNKLYFGDDESMVAEVIDNTTSRGRTLRFLYDGSHEEFKEELYKLGSTPLPFYINRDSAQEDTERYQTIYARNEGAVVASGAGLHFSRELMKRLEIKGVGEAFITIHSGLGNYREIDVEDLTKHRMDSEEMEASQVLVDKVNATKDAGRKVCAVGTQVLRGIASAVSMGGHMKTYSGWTNKFIFPPYDFTVTDALVSNFHLPYSTMLMMVAAFGGYDLVMEAYKKAVKEGYKFGVYGDSMLII
- a CDS encoding IMPACT family protein; amino-acid sequence: MAKFLTIPKTGEGIYREKMSRFLAFALPVSSVDDARECIALYANEYHDARHVCWAYMIGADRLTFLSSDNGEPSGTAGKPILGQINSLGLTNVVVIVVRYFGGIKLGTSGLIVAYREAARMALDDAGVVEGREMTTLSVTFPYLAMNDVMRVVKGAHPRDCVRITGQEFDNTCTITLSLPLDVLEELASRLDSISGTSLNY
- the truB gene encoding tRNA pseudouridine(55) synthase TruB → MDFITGEILYIDKPLEWTSFDVVKRVRGVLLHRLHRKKMKVGHAGTLDPLATGVMVVVTGKSTKLIEQLQAGVKEYVATIQLGATTPSYDLETEIDATYPTEHITREAVDAILPDFIGRIEQVPPAFSACKVDGKRAYDMARKGKEVELKPKILVIDEIEVEEFDSDKMTLRLRIVCSKGTYIRALARDIGKALNSGGHLIALRRTRVGDMRVEDCLTVEQAVELIRTTDIIIPDEENNN